A section of the Phaseolus vulgaris cultivar G19833 chromosome 8, P. vulgaris v2.0, whole genome shotgun sequence genome encodes:
- the LOC137824712 gene encoding uncharacterized protein, with protein MADSKIEQERMQADLDASHVRNDEIRRVNEELRRSLRDNQVQRENEEAEHLTPPREFSTPFSQEILDAPIPNTFKGPKAIFTGMEDPEAHLTTFHTQMVLVGGSDAARCKLFMSTLTGMAMDWFISLPSGHITSFQQLSQLFREQYLANRAPPPVSYDLFDVKQYQGESLKEYINRFGSQVVKVGTTEEPMIVYAFRKGVCPGPFCESIIRNRPRTFAEIRRRAVEHIASEGEVCEKRTSVVPSRPRAQTRVQPVMVNETTTGRKKPEGRRPYETGKPQPRGPAGGDRPVRKRARPARYNFVVELKDLIVVPNIAERLRRPAKTDKVLGPRKDSWCEFHEAFGHHIDNCISLGYQLDELVKSGFLKDYVAEPAAAAALPAPTEEQAHEMPVLGEVHTIAGGFSGGGPTASQRKKYARGVNSIEERISGEPWESDLVFTRRDLRDVAGVKPFERGVLHTPHKDEAAGPQW; from the coding sequence atggcggattcgaagatagagcaagagcgcatgcaggcggatcttgacgcctcgcatgtgaGAAACGACGAAATCCgtcgtgtgaatgaggagttgcgtcggAGTCTGAGGGACAATCAGGTGCAGCGCGAGAACGAAGAGGCGGAGCATCTCACTCCACCAAGGGAGTTCTctactcccttctcgcaggagatcctggaCGCGCCGATCCCCAACACCTTCAAAGGACCTAAGGCGattttcactgggatggaggaccccgaGGCGCATCTCACGACGTTCCACACACAAATGGTGTTAGTGGGCGGTTCTGACGCCGCAAGgtgcaagcttttcatgagTACCTTGACaggaatggccatggattggtttatcagccttcCTAGCGGCCATATCACCTCGTTCCAACAGCTGTCCCAGTTGTTTAGAGAGCAATACCTGGCGAAcagggccccgccgccggtatcttacgatctgtttgatgtgaagcaataccaaggggagagtttgaaggagtatatcaaccgGTTCGGGTCCCAGGTAGTGAAAGTGGGCACGACGGAAgagcccatgattgtgtatgcCTTTAGGAAAGGCGTATGTCCTGGCCCTTTTTGCGAATCTATTATTCGCAACCGACCaaggacttttgctgaaatacggcgtcgggcggtggagcatatcgcctctgaaggagaggtgtgcgagaagcgcaccagcgtggTACCTTCGCGCCCGAGAGCGCAAACGCGGGTTCAGCCCGTCatggtcaatgagaccacgacgggaagaaaaaagccagaggggagacgcccctatgagaccGGGAAACCCCAGCccaggggtccagcaggaggggaTCGCCCAGTCAGAAAGAGGGCGAGACCGGCGAGATataactttgtggtggagctgaaGGACTTGATCGTCGTGCCCaatatagccgagaggctgaggcgaccggcgaagactgacaaggtgttagggccacggaaagactcttggtgcgagttccacgaggctttcggtcatcACATTGACAACTGTATCTCGTTGGGTTATCAGCTTGATGAGCTGGTGAAGagcgggtttctgaaggattatgtcgcagaaCCCGCCGCGGCCGCCGCCCTGCCGGCGCCAACAGAGGAGcaagcacacgagatgcctgtacttggcgaggtccacaccattgctggaggtttttccggcgggggacccaccgcctcccagcggaagaaatacgcgaggggggtcaattcCATCGAAGAGAGAATCTCGGgtgagccatgggagtcggacctcgtgttcacgagaagagatctccgagatgtg